One region of Nothobranchius furzeri strain GRZ-AD chromosome 16, NfurGRZ-RIMD1, whole genome shotgun sequence genomic DNA includes:
- the pde6gb gene encoding phosphodiesterase 6G, cGMP-specific, rod, gamma, paralog b, whose protein sequence is MNLEPPKPETKSATRVSGGPATRVTGGPATPRKGPPKFKQRQTRQFKSKPPKKGVQGFGDDIPGMEGLGTDITVICPWEAFNHLELHELAQYGII, encoded by the exons ATGAATCTAGAGCCGCCCAAACCTGAGACCAAGTCAGCCACCCGAGTCTCTGGTGGCCCAGCCACCCGAGTCACGGGTGGCCCTGCCACTCCGCGTAAGGGTCCACCAAAGTTCAAACAGAGGCAGACCCGCCAGTTCAAGAGCAAACCTCCAAAGAAAGGCGTGCAGGG CTTTGGTGATGACATTCCCGGCATGGAGGGCTTGGGCACAG ACATCACGGTCATCTGCCCCTGGGAGGCCTTTAACCACCTGGAGCTGCACGAGCTGGCCCAGTACGGCATCATCTGA